GCCACCAGCACGGCCCCAGGAAGTGCCTTTTGCCTCAGTTTTGTGTCCTTGTCCCCTTGTCTGGGAGGGAAGAGCCACTCCGGGGTTTCACGGGCCGCCATCTGTCTCCTGAGGATCTGAGGAGtgctgggaggaggagcagggtgtgCTTTTTGGACAGAGAGGTGCCCTGGGGGTCTCTGGAtcccctttccctcccaccCTGTGGCCTTtcccacccagctctgctttcctgccctgccacctctgtcactccctgtcctggctgctgtcacAGAGGGGTGAACGTAGGTGCactggagcagtgcaggagctTGTTCGTGTCctctctgcccctcctctcctccagtgCCATTTGCCTGCTCATTTCCACCTTCTGTGGATGGTCCTGAAGCTCAGGTGGGAGCCggtgtcctgctgctggagggcagggtggggcagcagcccctggaggccCCTGAGCAGATGAGGTACTGGTGGATTGCGCAGTACAGACCCGGGGCAAAGGGTCAGCATTTGTGCCACTGGCCGAGTTTTtggaagagctgcaggtgggGGTTTCCTCTGTCACCCTTGCCTCAGACAGTGCCACTCAAAGGAACGAGGAACTCCTCCAAGTTTAGCTTAGAAATACCAGCTGCAagtggctgccccagctccatgGCTGTGGGGTctgggctgcctcctgctcttccctcccttcctgggCAGGTGTCCCCTTGTTTGGGGGACAAACTCCAGTGTGGCTGACGGATGAGGGGGAATGGTGGGAAGATGGGTCatgctgtgtcccctctgtgccaaTGCCACCTGCCCAgggtccctgccctgcagccctggggtcccTCAGTTCTCCTCTCCAGTCTTGGGGTCCTTCAGTTCCCCTCTCCAGTCCTGGGATCCCTCAGTTCCCCTCTCCAGTCCTGGGGTCCCTCAGTTCCCCTCCCCAGTCCTGGGGTCCCTCAGTCCCCTCCCCAGTCCCAGGAACCTCTCTTCTGCTGCACTCAGCCTTTATCAGTCTCCCTGGAGGTCTCCAATATGTGATAAAGCAGCCTCAGTTTTCCAGCCCCCCTCTGCTGACCACTGCTGGGATCTgccccagagctctgtgccacggcccagggctcccagccccacagcagaacCTTTATCCTTCATGGAATGCTCTGGGCTTTGCAGGTTTTTGCAGGGCAGAGCTTTGCCCTTgccagctttcctggggctgtggcagatTTCCCTGTGATTTTCAGGATGATGATCCTCGTTTCTCAGGGTTTGCTGTGTGTTCATCACCTCCCTGTTGTGCTGGAGTGAtgctcctgcccatccctggggctCTTCGCCTCCAGCCTTGGCTGGGCTGAGCTTCAGGCTCGAATTCgctgctccctccctgtcctgctctgtcctgccctCCCTCTTGCCCTCCACTCATCCCATTTCCCACAGAGAATTCCCAACACCAGCCGAGGGAAAACGCTGCAGCCAGTTTGGGTCCTGCCTCTGTTTCCCAACCTCCCACACCTTCCTTGCCACTCAGAATATCGGGGGGCAGCTAATTAAGTCAAGGGGCAGTAATTACCCTCTCACCCCTCCTCCTTGCTCTTCCTGGCCCCCACTTCCCTCACTGCAGGGCGAGCCCggcccctgctgctctggatcCTCCGGGGTGATTCCTCCAAGGAATTTGGGCTGAGGGGGGCAGTGGGGCCCTGCCCTCGCATtaacccctgcagccccagctgggggATCTGGGGCAGGACGGGACCTTTGGGGCCCCGGGACTGTGCCTGGGGGCACGGAGCTCGCAGCTGGATTCGGGAGTGGGATGGTCCCGAGGGGTCTGTAGGGAAAATAGAgtgggaaaacagggaaaggagcctgggctggctgcggaaacaggggggtttggggggggagCTGGATGTGGTGCCCTGGTGTGcagggggtggggagggtgCGCTGAGGGTccggcgggaggaggaggaggaggaggaggaggaggaggaggttcCTCTGCCCCGATGTGGTGCCCGGGACACGGGGGTGCCCAGGGGgccccagggagagcaggagggaatCCCGGAGCCCTGCAAACGCAGTCCAGGCCGtggggcagccccagagccccgcAGGGCCCGAGTGGCTCCTCCGAGGAGCCGGGAGCTCCAtcctcacccagcccagctccagctccccgCGGCGGCTCCTCCAGCCCCGAGCCAGCCCCGCCAGCTCCGGCAGCGCTGTCCCCCGGTCCCGGGGACATTCCCGGCGTGGGGACGGGCTCAGCTCCGTGCCCGGGGTCCGAGCCAGGACTGCAttgcagggaagggcagtgcCCCTCCTGCGGCTCCGGGAGCTGCTCCTACCGAGCTCAGCGGCTCCGAACGGACACGGGGACTTTGGAGGGCACAGAGCCCGTGAGGGAAGCCCCAAATGCGCCCTCAGGGAGGGGATGCCTGAGCCAGCCGTgtagaaaagaaggagaaagtgTCACCCTGAGCCAGGAATGCGCTGGGTGCCGCAGGGATGCAGGGGGTGACAGCGGGACCCCTCCCCTGcggctgtgctgctcccccgCCCGCTCCTGTCACCAGGGAAAGCTGCTCTTTGATAAAACAAGTAAATCTTCCCTGCTTTTCTAAAAATAGCCTTTgcccttttttctctccctccctccctccccggcTCAGGCTGCCTTAGAGACAGAAACCCGCCTGGAGCCATCCAGTTATTAATACCGTAAACAACCCCCGGTCTCCGGTACATGTTCTAGCGGGAACATGTGGGGGCAGCAGCCACCTGGTTGCCAGGAGCCCGCGTCCCCGCGTCCCCGCGTCCCCGCTGCTCCTCCGGGCGGGCACAGCccgcggggctgccctggcatccCACCGGGAGCGCTCCTTGTGGCGCTGCCCCTGCAGGATGCAGAGTGGGGTGTGGTCCCTGCGGTGctgcctgcacctcctgcccctcagcaTCCCCATCTGCCCACAGCCCGAGCgaggcagctccttccccacagcagcacgGGGCAGAGGctaaaaatgcagatttgtgGGACAGCCAGGATTTGTGGAGGCTTTCTGCTCAGGGAAACACTCCACCATGGAGTGATGGATGGACAGAGTATTGCTCAGCGAGgactaaaaagagaaatatcttttattGCAGATAAAACCTCTGATGTTTGTAGAGAGCAGAGGGCAGCCCCAGTGTGGCACAGCCATGGAGCTGGGAGCCAGGTgccaggacctggagctgctgctgggtcctcttcctcctcctcctcctcctcctcctggtgctgctgctcccctcagTAGCAGTGGGCGATGGTGTCCACGTTGAGGAAGCGGACGTGCATCTTGGTCTCGATGTCGATGCCCTGCCACATCTGCCGGGGGCCGGGgctgagcggggccggggccacACCCgggtccctgtgcccagccaggcCCCTCCCCCCGGGGACACGGGCAGAGGTGGCACCGACCTTCAGGAAATCCTCGAAGGTGATGCCCTCGTACACCTGGTCCGGGCCCTGTGGCGGTGAGAGAGGAAAATCGCAGCTGCCCCAGGGGGTGGGGGTGGCCCAAGGATGTCCCCTGGGGCTCAGGGACACGTCTCCCTTGGGTCCCcagtgctggccctgccctgtACCCCGAGGCCAGCCCAAAGCTGGTCCCCAAACCCCCACGGCTTCAAGGAGCAGCTTTTCCATAAGCAGTGAGGATGGGGGTTCATGGGACGCTGTTTGCTGATCCCCCCTGGGCTCCTCTCACGAGAAAACAGCaccctggaagctgctgcctgcaaaaACATCTCCAGCcaaagcagctctgggacagggagaTGCCCTgggaggcagggacaccttccagccCCATTTTGggtgccagcagagcccctcGGTGCCGGGGCAGAGCAGGGCGCAGCTCCCACACAGGCTCCCACCATTTGCCCCACACAGATGCTGGCAGCCTCCATCATGGCCCCGTCGGCGATGGAGCGCGCCGACTCCTTCTCCAGGTGGGGGttccctgagagcagctcctccaccacctgcagggcagagggtcAGCCCCAGGCCTGGCCATCggggggatggggcagggggagTCCACGTTGCATTTCCGCACTCTCACATTTCTGTACTCCTGCAGTGTGATCTTCCCGTCATGGTCCGAGTCGTACATGTGGAACAGGActggggggacagggcagggtcagggcagccccttccccccaacccccccaaaccccagctccGGGAGAGCCCCACATTTCAGCTTCTCCTTGCGGAAGCGGTCGAGCTGCTCCTCATCCATGTTCATCTCGATGGGTCTGAAGTAGGACATGATGGTCAGGAAGTCCTCGAAGGTGATCTCGTCCGCCAGCCCGTCCGACTCCTGCCGCAGGTTCCTGGGGGCACCCGAGCCCGGGGTGATGGGGAGCCCCCAGACAGCCCCTCCCAAGCCCATCACACCCCAGCAAGGCTTTGGGGCTGGTTTGTCCCTAAGATTTACCTCAAAGGTCTCATTTTCCACCTGGTCCCACCCCAGGCTTTAGGGAGAAgatccctgcccagccccaccccgTTCATCCCGAGAGGATAAATTCCCTCCCTGGTGCTGGGGGCTCTCACCGCTTGTCAAAGAAGGCGTGGACGATTTTCCCCCTGATGGGGTTGAACTCCAGGTCGGGAATGCTGTCAAAGTTCTCCTTGCTGCAAAGGGGACACAGAGAGCCCAGGAGTgaggggggtggggaggagggagagcccTGACAGCTCCTGAGGGACCCAACCCCCTCCTTCCAAAGCAATCATGGAAAAACAAAGAGCTTTTGGATAAAAACCCTGTTTTGCTTCTGTTCGGACTGAGAGCAAGTCTGTGCTTAGGGATTTTGTCCCACTAAAACAGGGAAGCTCTTGGGATGACACCCTGGCCCTCTGCACAGCTCCACCTGCCGTGGATTTCAGAGTTTCCCAGGATAAAGGCCTCGAACAGGGCTCACCAAGGCACAGGAGGGAGATCCTGCTGTGCACCCTCCCCTCAGCCCCGTGCTGAGCCCATGCTGGGCCTTTTCTCTCCACGATTTATAAAGCAAAGGAGCCAAGGAATAacccctggcaggagggagcagcggGAGCTCGGAGCTCTCCCGGGGGGACAATTCCCTGTGCAGCCACCGAGGAGAGGGACCAGAGCAACTGCAgccccccttccctccccagaaTGGATTTGAGAGCAGGGGGATGACGAGGTGTCTGTCAGGAGTGCCCCTGCTCCGAGCCCACTCTGTCACTGCGTGTTTCCCTTGGGATGTTTGCAGGGCCACGCTGCAGGAGCTGGCCCAGCACGGCCGGGAAGGACACCCGGAATGCCAGCCCTGGACTGGCACCCTTGGGCAGCCTGGGGGAGACGCTgggggtggccctggcagtgggacTGGAATTGCAGTGGGGTTGGAATTAGCATGGGGCTGGAATTGCAGTGGGGCTGGAGTTGCAGTGGGGCTGGAATTACAgtggggctggaattcccacaGGGCTGTGGAATTACAGTGGGGCTGGAACTGCTGGGGTTGGAATTGCCTGGAATTCCCATGGGGCTGGCATTGCCGTACCGGATGGTCAGCTGGTCCTGGCTCAGCTGCTTGAAGCGCCGGTGCAGGTGCTCGATCTGTTCAGAGGTGActgccagggaaagcagagaggtgacaggggctgagccccgGGGCACCCTCGGGACACCCATCGGTGCCTGTTCCCACCCCCAGCAGGGcactcctggcacagctgtgccacccccagctccctgtggtggctctgtgcagccctgcaggagctgtggacacagccctgtctgtgtccgggtgccctgtgctggctgcagggagagtgCCAAGGGCTGGAAATCCCGTagcccagcctgcaggaaaTCCCCTGGCCCAGCATGGCATGGAATGGCACAGGGGGATCCCTCCACCAGGTCAGGATCCTTGGTGCCAGGCCATTGGAACAGGCCTGGCATTTCTTTTGGGGCTGTTGGCACCGTGGGCAGagctcctgtcccctgccccaggacaTCTCTGCCTCCGTGCCCACAGccgtggctgctgcaggaaataaCCCTGGGATCAGCaatcctgccagcagccacctTCCCCttgccagggaaggggaaaggacaCGGAAGGGGTGCAGCAGCCCCCCAAAATCAACCCCTGGCTTTGAAATTGCTGCCACTGCTCAGGGTGAAGCACAAACCAAGGGGGTGGGCACTGCCCCAGGGATGCACCaaccccagcctggggcagggctgcaaGGGGggaccagcagctccctccGAGCCCCCAAGGGCCGGGATTCCAGCCTGGGGCTCAGCAGCACCTCCCCACTGCCCTGATCCCCTGCACTGGTGAGTTTatcctccccagctgctctccaggggcTTTCACCAAGCTCTAACCCCCCCAGAGCCTGACTCTTGTGCAAATATTGACAGGGGCCATTCCCAGGCACCGGGGAAGTGCTTtggagctgtgtctgtgtcaCCTGGGGGGTCTGTCTGGGCACCAGCTGAGCCcacaggctcctgcagccccggctggggccgggcacggggcagggctgccccagcagctggaaatcAGCCACTGCTGGCATCGTGGAGAGCCAGAAAACCACACTGAAGCAGCGCTGAGGGGTTGCAAAGGGTTAATTGCAGCAAACCAGCAGggtcagagctgggctgagctgcctcccTCGCTCCCTTTTATGATGTTTAAATAATGTCCTTTGCTTTCCCGACCGCTGCTTCACAGCCTGGAAATAGCAACCCTATTGATCAGCGGGGCTGAGCCCTCACAGCTCCTGAAAACCCAGCGGGGCTGagccctcacagccctgtgcccacagcctggAAACCCAGCGGGGCTGagccctcacagccctgtgcccacagcctggAAAcccagcggggctggggctgcctggggcgctggggctgcctggATCTCACCTGCACCTTTGCAGGACAGGCTTCAATCCCCCTTTATTCCCCCCTGGACCCCGCTGGCTCCCAGGTGATGCTGCCCAGGcccccctgctccatcccctggatGTTTTCTCTCCTCATCCCTCCCGGccgctgctctgctgctgttcacaCCCACCCGAGGAAACTTTCCCCGGACTTGGCTTTCCAATTTTGGCCACGGAGAAGTGACCTTTCCCCCTCTGCCCTGACGACATCGCTGTCACCATGGGAGCAGCTGGGCCACCAAGCCCTCAGCATCTGGGACTTGGGGGAGCACCAAAAAGCTTTGATGTCTCAGAAAAATGTCCCAGGCAGCAAGAGGACAGAGAGCTGGGCTCAGTGGCCGGATGCTCAtggctggggcagccctggagggctggatgaggctttccctccctctctccccagtCCCAGGTCTCCCAGCATCGCTCTGTCCTGTGAAGGTGGCAGCGCTTGGctgctttccagaaaaaaaaagggaaaatctgcAGAAAAGGCAAAGGCTTTGCTGGAAGAAGGGCTGGCTcaagggcagcagaggctgctcgTGTCCCTGAGAAGCATCCTGATGCTGCAGGCCCGTGTCCAAGCACGGCAGCCTCTGCTAGTGGGGGAAAAACAGGATTTAAACCAAAGGGAGCCGGGcttgctgctcccagccttgcATGGTTGGT
The sequence above is a segment of the Prinia subflava isolate CZ2003 ecotype Zambia chromosome 19, Cam_Psub_1.2, whole genome shotgun sequence genome. Coding sequences within it:
- the TESC gene encoding calcineurin B homologous protein 3 isoform X2; translated protein: MGSAHSVPAEMRELADRTGFTSEQIEHLHRRFKQLSQDQLTIRKENFDSIPDLEFNPIRGKIVHAFFDKRNLRQESDGLADEITFEDFLTIMSYFRPIEMNMDEEQLDRFRKEKLKFLFHMYDSDHDGKITLQEYRNGPDQVYEGITFEDFLKMWQGIDIETKMHVRFLNVDTIAHCY
- the TESC gene encoding calcineurin B homologous protein 3 isoform X1 → MGSAHSVPAEMRELADRTGFTSEQIEHLHRRFKQLSQDQLTIRKENFDSIPDLEFNPIRGKIVHAFFDKRNLRQESDGLADEITFEDFLTIMSYFRPIEMNMDEEQLDRFRKEKLKFLFHMYDSDHDGKITLQEYRNVVEELLSGNPHLEKESARSIADGAMMEAASICVGQMGPDQVYEGITFEDFLKMWQGIDIETKMHVRFLNVDTIAHCY